The nucleotide window CGCGTTCCCCTGGCAGGTCGTGGTGCTCGGCGGTGCGCCGCTGCAGGCGGCGAGCGGCACGGCGCCTCTCGGAACGGGGTCGTTGCTGGACCGCACCGCGCTGGACTGGTCGCGGGGCGATCTTGCGGCGGGCGGCCCGCTCGACGTCACCATCGAGGGCGAAGGTTTCTTTCGAGTGGATGACGGAAACGGCGTGCTCTACACCCGGGCCGGCACGTTCCACGTGTCGCCACAGGGCGTGCTGGTCGACCCCGCGGGCAGGGCCGTCGAGGGACAGGCGGGACCGATCCGGCTGCAGGGTCGCGGGCGCCCCGCCATCCTGCCGGACGGCACGGTGATGGACGGCGACCGCGTGGCCGGGCGGCTCGCCGTGTACCGTCCCGCGCCCGGGGCGACCGTCGTCGCCGTCGCGGACGGCGCGTACGCGATCCAGGGCGGGGTTGAGCCGGCGACGGGCGCGCAGTTCCGCCCCGGCGTCGTGGAGATGTCCAACGTGGACCCGGTCCGCGAGATGACGCAGCTCATGGCCGTGGCGCGCACCTATGAGGCGAGCCGCCAGGCGTTCAGCGCCGAGGACCAGGCGGCTCAGCAGGCGGCGCGCGACGTGGGCCGGTTCTAGCCGCTTCTGGAAGGAGA belongs to Clostridia bacterium and includes:
- a CDS encoding flagellar hook-basal body protein, producing MLRGLYTAANGMIAQSMAETVIANNLANQETPGFKRAEPASGAFPWQVVVLGGAPLQAASGTAPLGTGSLLDRTALDWSRGDLAAGGPLDVTIEGEGFFRVDDGNGVLYTRAGTFHVSPQGVLVDPAGRAVEGQAGPIRLQGRGRPAILPDGTVMDGDRVAGRLAVYRPAPGATVVAVADGAYAIQGGVEPATGAQFRPGVVEMSNVDPVREMTQLMAVARTYEASRQAFSAEDQAAQQAARDVGRF